From Candidatus Nomurabacteria bacterium, one genomic window encodes:
- a CDS encoding DUF2130 domain-containing protein translates to MNEIICPHCKKAFKIDEAGYADILKQVRNTEFDKELHDRLAAAEKDKQSAIELAEEKVKNQLQEDLADKNTEISKLLQKLETIESEKDSAVKLAEESTKNILQAEAAKKDAEIADLQHKLEAKDTEKQLAVTEALNKIEKERDELKSQLREKEDQVKLVESQTKISLQQDIAKKETEIAELRAEKAASLLKLKVEKDAEIADLKALIESSETKNKLALTEAVNKLEKERDELTNKLESKDTEQKLLESSLKDKYETQLKDREDTIERLKDMKAKLSVKLVGETLEQHCQNEFNAVRAGQFPYAYFEKDNEAIKEEDETKGTKGDYIYRDYDSPNGTEIISIMFEMKDEQDVSANKRTVDSHLEKLDKDRKKKGLEYAVLVTLLEADNDLYNRGIVDLSYKYEKMYVIRPQFFLPLVSMLKSANIKSVDAKRQLLAIQEQNIDITNFEENMEAFKLAFGKNYELAGRRFTEAIDGIDKTIKQLEKTKAALLSSENNLRLANDKAQDLTIKKLTRGNPTMQQKFNELDKN, encoded by the coding sequence ATGAATGAAATAATTTGTCCGCACTGCAAAAAAGCTTTCAAAATCGATGAAGCAGGCTATGCTGATATCTTAAAGCAGGTTCGCAACACCGAGTTTGATAAAGAATTACATGATCGCCTAGCTGCAGCAGAAAAGGACAAGCAAAGCGCAATCGAATTAGCAGAAGAGAAAGTTAAAAATCAGCTCCAGGAAGATCTAGCCGACAAAAACACCGAGATTTCTAAACTGTTACAAAAACTAGAAACGATCGAATCCGAAAAAGACAGCGCGGTAAAACTTGCCGAAGAATCTACAAAAAACATCTTACAAGCTGAAGCTGCTAAAAAAGATGCAGAAATAGCAGATTTACAACATAAACTCGAAGCGAAAGATACCGAAAAACAACTAGCTGTCACAGAAGCGCTAAATAAGATAGAGAAGGAGCGAGACGAGCTAAAATCTCAACTTCGTGAAAAAGAAGATCAAGTTAAGCTAGTCGAATCGCAAACAAAAATATCACTGCAGCAAGATATTGCCAAAAAAGAAACTGAGATTGCTGAACTGCGTGCAGAAAAGGCTGCATCGCTACTAAAACTCAAAGTAGAAAAAGACGCTGAGATTGCTGACCTTAAGGCATTAATAGAATCGTCCGAAACTAAGAACAAATTAGCACTGACTGAAGCGGTCAATAAACTAGAAAAAGAACGAGATGAACTCACAAATAAGCTCGAAAGCAAGGACACTGAACAGAAGCTACTAGAATCATCACTTAAAGACAAATATGAAACGCAGCTGAAGGATCGTGAGGATACTATCGAGCGGCTGAAAGATATGAAAGCAAAGTTATCAGTAAAGCTTGTTGGTGAAACACTAGAGCAACATTGCCAAAATGAGTTCAACGCCGTCCGTGCCGGTCAATTTCCATATGCTTACTTCGAAAAAGATAACGAAGCCATCAAAGAAGAAGATGAGACCAAAGGGACCAAAGGGGACTATATTTACCGCGACTACGATTCACCCAATGGAACCGAGATTATTTCAATAATGTTTGAAATGAAAGACGAACAAGATGTATCTGCAAACAAACGAACAGTAGATAGCCATCTAGAAAAGCTAGACAAAGATCGCAAGAAAAAAGGCTTAGAGTACGCGGTACTTGTTACTTTGCTTGAAGCAGATAATGATCTATACAACAGGGGAATTGTAGATCTGTCGTATAAATATGAAAAGATGTATGTTATTCGACCACAATTTTTCCTCCCACTGGTGTCGATGCTTAAAAGCGCAAACATCAAATCGGTCGATGCAAAACGACAGTTACTTGCAATTCAGGAACAAAATATCGACATCACTAACTTTGAAGAAAATATGGAAGCATTCAAACTTGCCTTTGGTAAAAACTACGAACTAGCCGGACGAAGATTTACTGAGGCAATTGATGGTATCGATAAAACTATCAAGCAACTGGAGAAAACTAAAGCTGCGTTGTTATCTAGTGAGAATAACTTGCGTCTTGCCAACGATAAAGCACAAGACCTTACAATCAAAAAGCTTACACGAGGTAATCCTACAATGCAGCAAAAATTCAACGAGCTTGATAAAAATTAG